Part of the bacterium genome, ACCACAGGATGGCGACCAGCATGAAGACCGAGCCGACCATCGTGAACAGGAAGAACTTCACCGCGGCGTAGACGCGCCGCTCCCCGCCCCAGATGCCGATCAGGAAGTACATCGGGATCAGCATCGCCTCCCAGAACACGTAGAACAGCAGCATGTCGCGGGCCAGGAAGGTGCCGATCATCGCGGTCTGCAGCAGCAGCAGGAAGGCCATCGCCTCGCGCACGCGCTCGGCGATCGCCCGCCAGGCGCTCAGGATCACGAGCGGGCCCAGGAAGGTCGTCAGCAGGACGAGCCAGAGCGAGACCCCGTCCAGGCCCAGGCTGTAGGCGATCTTGCCGCCGGCGAGCCAGGGAGCGTGCTCGACGAACTGGTCGGCGCCGTTGCCCGTCTCGAAGTACCGCAGCAGGTGCAGGGAGAGGACGAAGTCGACCAGCGCCGCGCCCAGGGCGAGCCGCCGAGCCGCGCCGGGCGTCCGCCCCGCGGCGAGGACCAGGACGGCCCCGAGCGCGGGCGCGAAGGCGACCCAGGTCAGGATGTGGTCCGTGATGAAAGCCAAGGCCGGCCCTCCCCTAGATCGTCAGTGCCAGGTACAGGACGAACGCCGCCGCGCCGAGCGCGAAGACGTACGCGTAGAAGCGCAGCTTGCCGTTCTGGAACAGGCGCAGCAGCGCGCTCGTGATCGAGACCAGCAGCGCGGTGCCGTTGACCAGCAGCCCGTCGATCAGGCCGGTGTCCACGGCGCGGAAGAGCACGCGGTCCGACAGCGCGTAACCCGGACGCACCAGGGACGCCTCGTAGCCTTCGTCCACGTAGTACTTGTTCAGCAGCACGCGGTGGGGCCTGCCGCCGGCGAAGGCGTGCAGCTTCCCGGCCAGCGTCGCCCGGCCCACGTAGGCGCGGTACCCGGCGTACAGGCCGAGCAGGGCCAGCGAGAGGGAGGCCGCGGCCAGGAGCCATTCGGTGGAGGCGGCGGCGTGCGTGGCGGCGCCGTGTGCTGCGGCGCCGTGCGCCGCGTCGGCGCCGTGCCCGCCCGCCCCGGCTTCGAACACCGGCGCCAGCCACTGCTCGAAGCGGTTGGCGCCGCCCAGGAAGTGGGGCCAGCCCAGCCAGCCGCCGACCACCGACAGGGCGGCCAGGATCACCAGGGGCACGGTCATCGTCGCCGGGGACTCGTGGACGTGGTGCCGCACCTCCTCGCTGGCGCGGTTGTCGCCGAAGAAGGTCAGCACGACCAGGCGCATCATGTAGAACGCCGTCAGGCCCGCGCCCAGGAAACCCACGACCCACAGGCCGGGGTTGCCCTCGCTGAAGGCCTTCCAGAGGATCTCGTCCTTGCTGAAGAAGCCGGCGAACGGGAAGACGCCCGCCAGCGCGACCGTCCCGATCAGGAACGTCGGCCAGGTCACCGGCAGCTTGCGGCGCAGCCCGCCCATCAGGCGCATGTCCTGCTCGCCGCTCATGGCGTGGATGACCGAGCCGGCGCCCAGGAAGAGCAGGGCCTTGAAGAAGGCGTGGGTCATGACGTGGAAGATGCCGGCGGCGAAGGCGCCCACCCCGCAGGCCAGCATCATGTAGCCCAACTGCGAGACCGTCGAGTAGGCCAGCACCTTCTTGATGTCGTTCTGGGTCAGGGCGATGGTCGCCGCGAACAGGGCGGTGACGGCGCCGACGACCGCCACGACCGTCATGGCCGTCGGGCTCAGGACGTAGACCATGTTCATGCGGGCGATCATATAGACGCCGGCGGTGACCATCGTCGCGGCGTGGATCAGCGCCGAGACGGGCGTGGGGCCGGCCATCGCGTCGGGCAGCCAGACGTAGAGCGGGATCTGGGCCGACTTGCCGGTGGCCCCGAGGAACAGCAGCAGGGCGATGGCGGTCGCCCAGGGCGCGAGTTCGTGCGTGTGGGCGGCGATCGTCCGGAAGGAGAAGACGCCCTCCCCGCCCCCGAGGTGCGGCAGCAGGGCGGCGCCCAGGACGAACATCCCCAGCAGGAAACCGAAATCGCCGATGCGGTTGACGATGAAGGCCTTCTTGCCGGCGGCGGCGTTCGCCTCCTCGTTGAACCAGAAGCTGATCAGCAGGTAAGAGCAGAGGCCCACGCCCTCCCAGCCCACGAACAGCATGACCAGGTTCTCGCCCAGCACCAGCATCATCATCGCGAAGATGAACAGGTTCAGGTAGGTGAAGAAGCGGTTGAAGCCGGGGTCGTGGGCCATGTAGCCCAGCGAGTAGACGTGGATCAGGAAACCGACGCCCGTGACCACCAGGGCCATGACCGCGCTCAGTTGGTCCATGGCGAAGCCCAGCTCGACCCGCACGCCGGCGATGTCGAGCCAGGTGCCGAGCGAGTCCGCCAGCAGCCGGTGGTGGGGTTCCAGCCCCGCGAGGCGGACCACGGCCGCGACCGAGAGCAGGAACGAGGCGCCCACGGCCGCGCAGGCCAGCAGGCCGGCCGCCCGGCGCGGCATCCGGCGCAGCAGCAGCCCGTTGAGGGCCGCCCCGAGCAGGGGCACCAGGACGATCCACCTCAGCGACGTGTCCAGGGCATGGCTTTCCACGGCGTCACTCCATCAGCGTGTTGAGGTCGTCCACGTTCACCGACCGGCGCAGCCGGTGGATCTCCACCAGGATGGCCAGGCCGATGGCGGCCTCGGCGGCCGCGACGGCGAAGACCATCAGCACGAAGACGTGCCCCGCCAGGTCGCCGTGCAGGCGCGAGTAGGCGGCGAACACGATGTTCGTTGCGCTCAGCATGATCTCGATGCTCATGAACACGATCAGGCTGTTGCGGCGGATCAGGACGCCGGCCATCCCGACCAGGAACAGCGCCGCCGCCAGCGCGAGGTAGTGCGTCAGGCCCACG contains:
- the nuoL gene encoding NADH-quinone oxidoreductase subunit L, translated to MESHALDTSLRWIVLVPLLGAALNGLLLRRMPRRAAGLLACAAVGASFLLSVAAVVRLAGLEPHHRLLADSLGTWLDIAGVRVELGFAMDQLSAVMALVVTGVGFLIHVYSLGYMAHDPGFNRFFTYLNLFIFAMMMLVLGENLVMLFVGWEGVGLCSYLLISFWFNEEANAAAGKKAFIVNRIGDFGFLLGMFVLGAALLPHLGGGEGVFSFRTIAAHTHELAPWATAIALLLFLGATGKSAQIPLYVWLPDAMAGPTPVSALIHAATMVTAGVYMIARMNMVYVLSPTAMTVVAVVGAVTALFAATIALTQNDIKKVLAYSTVSQLGYMMLACGVGAFAAGIFHVMTHAFFKALLFLGAGSVIHAMSGEQDMRLMGGLRRKLPVTWPTFLIGTVALAGVFPFAGFFSKDEILWKAFSEGNPGLWVVGFLGAGLTAFYMMRLVVLTFFGDNRASEEVRHHVHESPATMTVPLVILAALSVVGGWLGWPHFLGGANRFEQWLAPVFEAGAGGHGADAAHGAAAHGAATHAAASTEWLLAAASLSLALLGLYAGYRAYVGRATLAGKLHAFAGGRPHRVLLNKYYVDEGYEASLVRPGYALSDRVLFRAVDTGLIDGLLVNGTALLVSITSALLRLFQNGKLRFYAYVFALGAAAFVLYLALTI
- the nuoK gene encoding NADH-quinone oxidoreductase subunit NuoK, whose translation is MGLTHYLALAAALFLVGMAGVLIRRNSLIVFMSIEIMLSATNIVFAAYSRLHGDLAGHVFVLMVFAVAAAEAAIGLAILVEIHRLRRSVNVDDLNTLME